Proteins from a genomic interval of Nicotiana tomentosiformis chloroplast, complete genome:
- the ycf2 gene encoding Ycf2 (hypothetical protein RF2) codes for MRGHQFKSWIFELREILREIKNSHHFLDSWTQFNSVGSFIHIFFHQERFLKLFDPRIWSILLSRNSQGSTSNRYFTIKGVILFVVAVLIYRINNRNMVERKNLYLIGLLPIPMNSIGPRNDTLEESVGSSNINRLIVSLLYLPKGKKISESCFLNPKESTWVLPITKKCSMPESNWGSRWWRNWIGKKRDSSCKISNETVAGIEILFKEKDLKYLEFLFVYYMDDPIRKDHDWELFDRLSLRKSRNRINLNSGPLFEILVKHWISYLMSAFREKIPIEVEGFFKQQGAGSTIQSNDIEHVSHLFSRNKWAISLQNCAQFHMWQFRQDLFVSWGKNPPESDFLRNVSRENWIWLDNVWLVNKDRFFSKVQNVSSNIQYDSTRSSFVQVTDSSQLKGSSDQSRDHLDSISNEDSEYHTLINQREIQQRKERSILWDPSFLQTERKEIESGRFPKCLSGYSSMSRLFTEREKQMINHLFPEEIEEFLGNPTRSVRSFFSDRWSELHLGSNPTERSTRDQKLLKKQQDLSFVPSRRSENKEMVNIFKIITYLQNTVSIHPISSDPGCDMVPKDEPDMDSSNKISFLNKNPFFDLFHLFHDRNRGGYTLHYDFESEERFQEMADLFTLSITEPDLVYHKGFAFSIDSCGLDQKQFLNEARDESKKKSLLVLPPIFYEENESFSRRIRKKWVRISCGNDLEDPKPKIVVFASNNIMEAVTQYRLIRNLIQIQYSTYGYIRNVLNRFFLMNRSDRNFEYGIQRDQIGKDTLNHRTIMKYTINQYLSNLKKSQKKWFEPLILISRTERSMNRDPDAYRYKWSNGSKNFQEHLEQSVSEQKSRFQVVFDRLRINQYSIDWSEVIDKKDLSKPLRFFLSKSLLFLSKLLFFLSNSLPFFCVSFGNIPIHRSEIYIYELKGPNDQLCNQLLESIGLQIVHLKKWKPFLLDDHDTSQKSKFLINGGTISPFLFNKIPKWMIDSFHTRNNRRKSFDNPDSYFSMIFHDQDNWLNPVKPFHRSSLISSFYKANRLRFLNNPHHFCFYWNTRFPFSVEKPRINNSDFTYGQFLNILFIRNKIFSLCVGKKKHAFWGRDTISPIESQVSNIFIPNDFPQSGDETYNLYKSFHFPSRSDPFVRRAIYSIADISGTPLTEGQIVNFERTYCQPLSDMNLSDSEGKNLHQYLNFNSNMGLIHTPCSEKDLSSEKRKKRSLCLKKCVEKGQMYRTFQRDSAFSTLSKWNLFQTYMPWFLTSTGYKYLNFIFLDTFSDLLPILSSSQKFVSIFHDIMHGSGISWRILQKKLCLPQWNLISEISSKCLHNLLLSEEMIHRNNESSLISTHLRSPNAREFLYSILFLLLVAGYLVRTHLLFVSRASSELQTEFEKVKSLMIPSSMIELRKLLDRYPTSEPNSFWLKNLFLVALEQLGDSLEEIRGSASGGNMLGPAYGVKSIRSKKKDWNINLIEIIDLIPNPINRITFSRNTRHLSHTSKEIYSLIRKRKNVNGDWIDDKIESWVANSDSIDDEEREFLVQFSTLTTENRIDQILLSLTHSDRLSKNDSGYQMIEQPGAIYLRYLVDIHKKHLMNYEFNPSCLAERRIFLAHYQTITYSQTSCGENSFHFPSHGKPFSLRLALSPSRGILVIGSIGTGRSYLVKYLATNSYVPFITVFLNKFLDNKPKGFLLDEIDIDDSDDIDDSANLDASDDIDRDLDTELELLTRMNGLTMDMMPEIDRFYITLQFELAKAMSPCIIWIPNIHDLDVNESNDLALGLLVNHLSRDCERCSTRNILVIASTHIPQKVDPALIAPNKLNTCIKIRRLLLPQQRKHFFTLSYTRGFHLEKKMFHTNGFGSITMGSNARDLVALTNEVLSISITQKKSIIDTNTIRSALHRQTWDLRSQVRSVQDHGILFYQIGRAVAQNVLLSNCPIDPISIYMKKKSCNEGDSYLYKWYFELGTSMKRLTILLYLLSCSAGSVAQDLWSLSGPDEKNGITSYGLVENDSDLVHGLLEVEGALVGSSRTEKDCSQFDNDRVTLLLRPEPRNPLDMMQNGSCSILDQRFLYEKYESEFEEGEGEGALDPQEDLFNHIVWAPRIWRPWGFLFDCIERPNELGFPYWSRSFRGKRIIYDEEDELQENDSEFLQSGTMQYQTRDRSSKEQGLFRISQFIWDPADPLFFLFKDQPPGSVFSHRELFADEEMSKGLLTSQTDPPTSIYKRWFIKNTQEKHFELLINRQRWLRTNSSLSNGSFRSNTLSESYQYLSNLFLSNGTLLDQMTKTLLRKRWLFPDEMKIGFM; via the coding sequence ATGAGAGGACATCAATTCAAATCCTGGATTTTCGAATTGAGAGAGATATTGAGAGAGATCAAGAATTCTCACCATTTCTTAGATTCATGGACCCAATTCAATTCAGTGGGATCCTTCATTCACATTTTTTTCCACCAAGAACGTTTTCTAAAACTCTTTGACCCCCGAATTTGGAGTATCCTACTTTCACGCAATTCACAGGGTTCAACAAGCAATCGATATTTCACGATCAAGGGTGTAATACTCTTTGTAGTAGCGGTCCTTATATATCGTATTAACAATCGAAATATGGTCGAAAGAAAAAATCTCTATTTGATAGGGCTTCTTCCTATACCTATGAATTCCATTGGACCCAGAAATGATACATTGGAAGAATCCGTTGGGTCTTCCAATATCAATAGGTTGATTGTTTCGCTCCTGTATCTTCCCAAAGGAAAAAAGATCTCTGAGAGTTGTTTCCTGAATCCGAAAGAGAGTACTTGGGTTCTCCCAATAACTAAAAAGTGTAGCATGCCTGAATCTAACTGGGGTTCGCGTTGGTGGAGGAACTGGATCGGAAAAAAGAGGGATTCTAGTTGTAAGATATCTAATGAAACCGTCGCTGGCATTGAGATCTTATTCAAAGAGAAAGATCTCAAATATCTGGAGTTTCTTTTTGTATATTATATGGATGATCCGATCCGCAAGGACCATGATTGGGAATTGTTTGATCGTCTTTCTCTGAGGAAGAGTCGAAATAGAATCAACTTGAATTCGGGACCGCTATTCGAAATCTTAGTGAAACACTGGATTTCTTATCTCATGTCTGCTTTTCGTGAAAAAATACCAATTGAAGTGGAGGGTTTCTTCAAACAACAAGGGGCTGGGTCAACTATTCAATCAAATGATATTGAGCATGTTTCCCATCTCTTCTCGAGAAACAAGTGGGCTATTTCTTTGCAAAACTGTGCTCAATTTCATATGTGGCAATTCCGCCAAGATCTCTTCGTTAGTTGGGGGAAGAATCCGCCCGAATCGGATTTTTTGAGGAACGTATCGAGAGAGAATTGGATTTGGTTAGACAATGTGTGGTTGGTAAACAAGGATCGGTTTTTTAGCAAAGTACAGAATGTATCGTCAAATATTCAATATGATTCCACAAGATCTAGTTTCGTTCAAGTAACGGATTCTAGCCAACTGAAAGGATCTTCTGATCAATCCAGAGATCATTTGGATTCCATTAGTAATGAGGATTCGGAATATCACACATTGATTAATCAAAGAGAGATTCAACAACGAAAAGAAAGATCGATTCTTTGGGATCCTTCCTTTCTTCAAACGGAACGAAAAGAGATAGAATCAGGCCGATTCCCGAAATGCCTTTCTGGATATTCCTCAATGTCCCGGCTATTCACGGAACGTGAGAAGCAGATGATTAATCATCTGTTTCCGGAAGAAATCGAAGAATTTCTTGGGAATCCTACAAGATCCGTTCGTTCTTTTTTCTCTGATAGATGGTCAGAACTTCATCTGGGTTCGAATCCTACTGAGAGGTCCACTAGAGATCAGAAATTGTTGAAGAAACAACAAGATCTTTCTTTTGTCCCTTCCAGGCGATCGGAAAATAAAGAAATGGTTAATATATTCAAGATAATTACGTATTTACAAAATACCGTCTCAATTCATCCTATTTCATCAGATCCGGGATGTGATATGGTTCCGAAGGATGAACCGGATATGGACAGTTCCAATAAGATTTCATTCTTGAACAAAAATCCATTTTTTGATTTATTTCATCTATTCCATGACCGGAACAGGGGAGGATACACGTTACACTACGATTTTGAATCAGAAGAGAGATTTCAAGAAATGGCAGATCTATTCACTCTATCAATAACCGAGCCGGATCTGGTGTATCATAAGGGATTTGCCTTTTCTATTGATTCCTGCGGATTGGATCAAAAACAATTCTTGAATGAGGCCAGGGATGAATCGAAAAAGAAATCTTTATTGGTTCTACCTCCTATTTTTTATGAAGAGAATGAATCTTTTTCTCGAAGGATCAGAAAAAAATGGGTCCGGATCTCCTGCGGGAATGATTTGGAAGATCCAAAACCAAAAATAGTGGTATTTGCTAGCAACAACATAATGGAGGCAGTCACTCAATATAGATTGATCCGAAATCTGATTCAAATCCAATATAGTACCTATGGGTACATAAGAAATGTATTGAATCGATTCTTTTTAATGAATAGATCCGATCGCAACTTCGAATATGGAATTCAAAGGGATCAAATAGGAAAGGATACTCTGAATCATAGAACTATAATGAAATATACGATCAACCAATATTTATCGAATTTGAAAAAGAGTCAGAAGAAATGGTTCGAGCCTCTTATTTTGATTTCTCGAACCGAGAGATCCATGAATCGGGATCCTGATGCATATAGATACAAATGGTCCAATGGGAGCAAGAATTTCCAGGAACATTTGGAACAGTCCGTTTCGGAGCAGAAGAGCCGTTTTCAAGTAGTGTTCGATCGATTACGTATTAATCAATATTCGATTGATTGGTCTGAGGTTATCGACAAAAAAGATTTGTCTAAGCCACTTCGTTTCTTTTTGTCCAAGTCACTTCTTTTTTTGTCCAAGTTGCTTTTCTTTTTGTCTAACTCACTTCCTTTTTTCTGTGTGAGTTTCGGAAATATCCCCATTCATAGGTCCGAGATCTACATCTATGAATTGAAAGGTCCGAATGATCAACTCTGCAATCAGTTGTTAGAATCAATAGGTCTTCAAATTGTTCATTTGAAAAAATGGAAACCCTTCTTATTGGACGATCATGATACTTCCCAAAAATCGAAATTCTTGATCAATGGAGGAACAATATCACCATTTTTGTTCAATAAGATACCAAAGTGGATGATTGACTCATTCCATACTAGAAATAATCGCAGGAAATCCTTTGATAACCCGGATTCCTATTTCTCAATGATATTCCACGATCAAGACAATTGGCTGAATCCCGTGAAACCATTTCATAGAAGTTCATTGATATCTTCTTTTTATAAAGCAAATCGACTTCGATTCTTGAATAATCCACATCACTTCTGCTTCTATTGGAACACAAGATTCCCCTTTTCTGTGGAAAAGCCCCGTATCAATAATTCTGATTTTACGTATGGACAATTCCTCAATATCTTGTTCATTCGCAACAAAATATTTTCTTTGTGCGTCGGTAAAAAAAAACATGCTTTTTGGGGGAGAGATACTATTTCACCAATCGAGTCACAGGTATCTAACATATTCATACCTAACGATTTTCCACAAAGTGGTGACGAAACGTATAACTTGTACAAATCTTTCCATTTTCCAAGTCGATCCGATCCATTCGTTCGTAGAGCTATTTACTCGATCGCAGACATTTCTGGAACACCTCTAACAGAGGGGCAAATAGTCAATTTTGAAAGAACTTATTGTCAACCTCTTTCAGATATGAATCTATCTGATTCAGAAGGGAAGAACTTGCATCAGTATCTCAATTTCAATTCAAACATGGGTTTGATTCACACTCCATGTTCTGAGAAAGATTTATCATCCGAAAAGAGGAAAAAACGGAGTCTTTGTCTAAAGAAATGCGTTGAGAAAGGGCAGATGTATAGAACCTTTCAACGAGATAGTGCTTTTTCAACTCTCTCAAAATGGAATCTATTCCAAACATATATGCCATGGTTCCTTACTTCGACAGGGTACAAATATCTAAATTTTATATTTTTAGATACTTTTTCAGACCTATTGCCAATACTAAGTAGCAGTCAAAAATTTGTATCCATTTTTCATGATATTATGCATGGATCAGGTATATCATGGCGAATTCTTCAGAAAAAATTGTGTCTTCCACAATGGAATCTGATAAGTGAGATCTCGAGTAAGTGTTTACATAATCTTCTTCTGTCCGAAGAAATGATTCATCGAAATAATGAGTCATCATTGATATCGACACATCTGAGATCGCCAAATGCTCGGGAGTTCCTCTATTCAATCCTTTTCCTTCTTCTTGTTGCTGGATATCTCGTTCGTACACATCTTCTCTTTGTTTCCCGGGCCTCTAGTGAGTTACAGACAGAGTTCGAAAAGGTCAAATCTTTGATGATTCCATCATCTATGATTGAGTTGCGAAAACTTCTGGATAGGTATCCTACATCTGAACCGAATTCTTTCTGGTTAAAGAATCTCTTTCTAGTTGCTCTGGAACAATTAGGAGATTCTCTAGAAGAAATACGGGGTTCTGCTTCTGGCGGCAACATGCTTGGTCCCGCTTATGGGGTCAAATCAATACGTTCTAAGAAGAAAGATTGGAATATCAATCTCATCGAGATCATCGATCTCATACCAAATCCCATCAATCGAATCACTTTTTCGAGAAATACGAGACATCTAAGTCATACAAGTAAAGAGATCTATTCATTGATAAGAAAAAGAAAAAACGTGAACGGGGATTGGATTGATGATAAAATAGAATCCTGGGTCGCGAACAGTGATTCGATTGATGATGAAGAAAGAGAATTCTTGGTTCAGTTCTCCACCTTAACGACAGAAAATAGGATTGATCAAATTCTATTGAGTCTGACTCATAGTGATCGTTTATCAAAGAATGACTCTGGTTATCAAATGATTGAACAACCGGGAGCAATTTACTTACGATACTTAGTTGACATTCATAAAAAGCATCTAATGAATTATGAGTTCAATCCATCCTGTTTAGCAGAAAGACGGATATTCCTTGCTCATTATCAGACAATCACTTATTCACAAACTTCGTGTGGGGAAAATAGTTTTCATTTCCCATCTCATGGAAAACCCTTTTCGCTCCGCTTAGCCTTATCCCCCTCTAGGGGTATTTTAGTGATAGGTTCTATAGGAACTGGACGATCCTATTTGGTCAAATACCTAGCGACAAACTCCTATGTTCCTTTCATTACGGTATTTCTGAACAAGTTCCTGGATAACAAGCCTAAAGGTTTTCTTCTTGATGAGATCGATATTGATGATAGTGACGATATTGATGATAGTGCCAATCTTGATGCTAGTGACGATATCGATCGTGACCTTGATACGGAGCTGGAACTGCTAACTAGGATGAATGGGCTAACTATGGATATGATGCCGGAAATAGACCGATTTTATATCACCCTTCAATTCGAATTAGCAAAAGCAATGTCTCCTTGCATAATATGGATTCCAAACATTCATGATCTGGATGTGAATGAGTCGAATGACTTAGCCCTCGGTCTATTAGTGAACCATCTCTCCAGGGATTGTGAAAGATGTTCTACTAGAAATATTCTTGTTATTGCTTCGACTCATATTCCCCAAAAAGTGGATCCCGCTCTAATAGCTCCGAATAAATTAAATACGTGCATTAAGATACGAAGGCTTCTTCTTCCACAACAACGAAAGCACTTTTTCACTCTTTCATATACTAGGGGATTTCACTTGGAAAAGAAAATGTTCCATACTAACGGATTCGGGTCCATAACCATGGGTTCCAATGCACGAGATCTTGTAGCACTTACCAATGAGGTCCTATCGATTAGTATTACACAGAAGAAATCAATTATAGACACTAATACAATTAGATCCGCTCTTCATAGACAAACTTGGGATTTGCGATCCCAGGTAAGATCGGTTCAGGATCATGGGATCCTTTTCTATCAGATAGGAAGGGCTGTAGCACAAAATGTACTTCTAAGTAATTGCCCCATAGATCCTATATCTATCTATATGAAGAAGAAATCATGTAACGAAGGGGATTCTTATTTGTACAAATGGTACTTCGAGCTTGGAACGAGCATGAAGAGATTAACGATACTTCTTTATCTTTTGAGTTGTTCTGCCGGATCGGTCGCTCAAGATCTTTGGTCTTTATCCGGACCCGATGAAAAAAATGGGATCACTTCTTATGGACTCGTTGAGAATGATTCTGATCTAGTTCATGGCCTATTAGAAGTAGAAGGCGCTCTGGTGGGATCTTCACGGACAGAAAAAGATTGCAGTCAGTTTGATAATGATCGAGTGACATTGCTTCTTCGGCCCGAACCGAGGAATCCCTTAGATATGATGCAAAACGGCTCTTGTTCTATCCTTGATCAGAGATTTCTCTATGAAAAATATGAATCGGAGTTTGAAGAAGGGGAGGGAGAAGGAGCCCTTGACCCGCAGGAGGATTTATTCAATCACATAGTTTGGGCTCCTAGAATATGGCGCCCTTGGGGCTTTCTATTTGATTGTATCGAAAGGCCCAATGAATTGGGATTTCCCTATTGGTCCAGGTCATTTCGGGGCAAGCGGATCATTTATGATGAAGAGGATGAGCTTCAAGAGAATGATTCGGAGTTCTTGCAGAGTGGAACCATGCAGTACCAGACACGAGATAGATCTTCCAAAGAACAAGGCCTTTTTCGAATAAGCCAATTCATTTGGGACCCTGCAGATCCACTCTTTTTCCTATTCAAAGATCAGCCCCCTGGCTCTGTGTTTTCACATCGAGAATTATTTGCAGATGAAGAGATGTCAAAGGGGCTTCTTACTTCCCAAACAGATCCTCCTACATCTATATATAAACGCTGGTTTATCAAGAATACGCAAGAAAAGCACTTCGAATTGTTGATTAATCGTCAGAGATGGCTTAGAACCAACAGTTCATTATCTAATGGATCTTTCCGTTCTAATACTCTATCCGAGAGTTATCAGTATTTATCAAATCTGTTCCTATCTAACGGAACGCTATTGGATCAAATGACAAAGACATTGTTGAGAAAAAGATGGCTTTTCCCGGATGAAATGAAAATTGGATTCATGTAA